One window of uncultured Methanoregula sp. genomic DNA carries:
- a CDS encoding CBS domain-containing protein, giving the protein MDKKKVKDYMTYDVVSVDITGTAKDVIEKIQKTHHDGFPVVEGSVVVGYISARDLLFVQAATPISEVMSDNLIVADPDMDINDAARVIFRSGIQKLPVVDEKNHLLGIISNSDVIRSQIEHVSPEKVFNFITTLKKLYGVDPTLDRGTVPVKDLLPTQSKIYEDELEGRIYEIKKGLAEPIIVVKRPNRIILVDGHHRAVAAKRMGITALDAYIIDIKEDIELGMERTAHAMNLKTLDDVQVLDYARHPLVAITHRLVKRV; this is encoded by the coding sequence ATGGATAAAAAGAAGGTCAAGGACTATATGACCTACGATGTCGTCAGTGTCGATATTACCGGTACCGCAAAAGACGTCATCGAGAAGATACAAAAAACCCACCACGACGGGTTCCCGGTTGTTGAGGGTTCGGTTGTTGTCGGGTATATATCTGCCCGGGACCTGTTGTTTGTACAGGCAGCAACACCCATCAGCGAGGTGATGTCCGATAACCTGATCGTTGCCGATCCCGACATGGATATCAACGATGCCGCCAGGGTCATCTTCCGTTCCGGTATCCAGAAGCTGCCGGTGGTCGATGAGAAAAACCACCTGCTCGGGATTATCTCCAACTCGGACGTGATCCGGTCACAGATAGAGCATGTTTCACCAGAGAAAGTCTTCAATTTTATTACTACCCTTAAAAAACTCTACGGGGTGGATCCCACGCTCGACCGGGGGACCGTACCGGTCAAGGACCTCCTGCCAACCCAGTCGAAGATCTACGAGGACGAGCTTGAGGGAAGGATTTACGAGATCAAGAAAGGGCTCGCGGAACCGATCATTGTTGTAAAACGGCCCAACCGGATTATCCTTGTAGATGGACATCACCGGGCGGTGGCAGCAAAGCGGATGGGCATCACCGCTCTTGATGCCTACATCATCGATATAAAGGAAGATATCGAACTCGGGATGGAGCGCACTGCTCACGCAATGAACTTAAAGACCCTGGACGATGTGCAGGTTCTCGATTATGCCCGTCACCCGCTGGTGGCAATCACTCACCGGCTGGTAAAAAGAGTCTGA
- a CDS encoding NDP-sugar synthase, whose product MKVCIMCGGEGTRLRPLTFERPKPCIPIVNRPSIHHLVSHLTNMGFREVVLTLGYMGKAIEEALGDGSLFGAEITYVHESTKLGTAGSVKNAQKHLDGQDFLIVGGDHVTDLNVLEFYRAHQKEKALVSIGLISIDDPGEYGIAEIDVGYHIRRFKEKPAPGEIFSNLASTGMYVCSPEVFDYIPAETKYDFARDLFPKLMNEGQVLKGWLARGNWTDVGSPHSLRQAERWKLQEIEFTDIIGDLSMHGAQVQGPVQLGGSITLGKNTKVIGPVAIGSGTTIGDNVLIGPYTTIGEKCIIRNNAKVFSSSLYNRVVIGANSTVSGSIMDNDTHIGEHCSIENDTVIGPRVVLRDHVVVHSKTRLWPEVVVTDGTIVKEHVLNEKFDVRCEGS is encoded by the coding sequence ATGAAGGTGTGTATTATGTGCGGGGGTGAAGGCACCCGCCTCCGTCCACTCACATTTGAACGGCCAAAACCCTGTATTCCTATCGTCAACCGCCCGTCTATCCATCATCTCGTTTCACACCTCACCAATATGGGGTTCCGGGAAGTGGTCCTGACTTTAGGCTACATGGGAAAGGCAATCGAGGAAGCGCTCGGAGACGGTTCGCTTTTCGGCGCCGAGATCACCTATGTCCATGAGAGCACGAAACTTGGCACTGCCGGCAGCGTGAAAAATGCCCAGAAACATCTCGACGGCCAGGATTTTCTTATTGTCGGTGGCGACCATGTCACCGATCTCAACGTCCTTGAATTTTACCGGGCACACCAGAAAGAGAAGGCTCTGGTCAGCATCGGCCTGATCTCTATCGATGACCCGGGTGAATATGGTATTGCCGAGATAGATGTCGGGTACCATATCCGGCGTTTCAAGGAGAAACCTGCGCCCGGGGAGATCTTCTCCAATCTTGCAAGTACCGGCATGTACGTCTGCAGTCCGGAGGTTTTCGATTACATCCCTGCCGAAACCAAGTATGATTTCGCCCGCGATCTCTTTCCCAAACTGATGAACGAGGGACAGGTTCTCAAGGGCTGGCTTGCCCGGGGAAACTGGACCGATGTAGGGAGCCCGCACTCCCTCCGCCAGGCCGAACGGTGGAAGTTGCAGGAAATTGAGTTCACGGATATCATTGGTGATCTCTCGATGCATGGAGCGCAGGTCCAGGGCCCGGTCCAGCTAGGCGGATCGATTACCCTTGGGAAGAACACCAAAGTGATAGGGCCGGTAGCTATTGGTTCCGGTACGACTATTGGCGACAATGTCCTCATCGGTCCCTATACAACCATTGGTGAGAAGTGCATCATACGGAACAATGCCAAGGTATTCTCATCATCCCTGTACAACCGGGTAGTCATCGGTGCCAACAGTACCGTTTCCGGAAGTATCATGGACAATGATACGCACATCGGCGAACACTGCAGTATCGAGAACGATACCGTGATTGGCCCCCGTGTCGTCCTGCGGGACCATGTAGTTGTCCACTCCAAGACCCGGCTCTGGCCTGAAGTCGTGGTCACGGATGGGACGATCGTAAAAGAGCATGTGCTCAATGAAAAGTTCGATGTGCGGTGCGAGGGATCGTAA
- a CDS encoding cobyric acid synthase translates to MSLFVVGSSSHVGKSVTVAAICRCLVRRGIAVAPFKSQNMSLNSYVTPGGGEIGMAQAMQAFAAKVPPHTDMNPVLLKPKGDSTSQVVLNGRPYKDVPIGDYYRETPLLLEKALESYQRLESTYGQVVVEGAGGAAELNLYDRDIANTLLARRLGIPLILVADIERGGVFAQVYGTISLLPDDVRPLVRGIIINKFRGDPGIFTPGVRQIEDLCGVPVLGVVPYFSLPLPSEDSLSLGDKKPADSQIRIAVIRLPRISNFTDFELLEQNASVVYVDPNDSLEGYDCVIIPGTKNTIEDLQVIRASGMAGELSRVRQQKVPIIGICGGYQMLGRTLMDAGFESVKGTYEGLGLLDCVTHFVSYEKRTTQVTRTACNVPPILSSFGEVTGYEIHMGTTTAGTSREALNGDGLVSDDGLVFGTYMHGLFQNRAAANALLSYLHARKGLPFSTIPDATDPYDLLAEIFEKHVDMEAIVSLLENKTPAV, encoded by the coding sequence ATGTCTCTGTTCGTTGTCGGATCCTCCTCTCACGTGGGCAAGAGTGTAACCGTTGCTGCCATCTGCCGCTGCCTTGTGCGCCGTGGGATTGCAGTTGCACCATTCAAATCCCAGAACATGAGTCTGAACTCATATGTCACTCCGGGTGGCGGGGAGATTGGGATGGCTCAGGCCATGCAGGCATTTGCAGCAAAGGTTCCCCCTCACACGGACATGAACCCGGTGCTCCTCAAGCCAAAGGGAGATTCAACATCCCAGGTCGTCCTGAATGGCAGACCCTACAAGGATGTCCCGATTGGAGATTATTACCGGGAAACGCCGCTGCTGCTGGAGAAGGCCCTTGAATCCTACCAGCGCCTTGAGTCTACGTATGGCCAGGTTGTTGTTGAAGGGGCCGGAGGTGCCGCAGAGCTCAATCTTTATGACCGGGATATTGCCAACACCCTGCTTGCCAGGCGCCTCGGCATACCCCTTATTCTTGTAGCTGATATTGAACGGGGCGGGGTGTTTGCCCAGGTTTACGGGACCATTTCGCTCCTGCCGGACGATGTCCGGCCTCTGGTCAGGGGTATCATCATCAACAAGTTCCGGGGAGATCCCGGAATATTTACCCCGGGCGTCCGGCAGATCGAGGATCTTTGCGGTGTCCCGGTGCTTGGCGTGGTCCCGTACTTCTCTCTCCCCCTTCCCAGCGAAGATTCGCTCTCCCTGGGTGACAAAAAGCCCGCGGATTCTCAAATACGGATTGCAGTTATCCGCCTTCCCCGGATCTCGAATTTCACTGATTTCGAACTTCTTGAACAAAATGCCTCTGTCGTGTATGTCGACCCGAACGACTCCCTTGAAGGGTACGACTGCGTGATCATCCCGGGCACCAAGAACACAATCGAGGATCTGCAGGTAATCCGGGCATCCGGTATGGCCGGGGAACTGAGCCGGGTACGGCAACAAAAAGTCCCGATTATCGGTATCTGCGGGGGGTACCAGATGCTTGGAAGAACTCTCATGGATGCGGGGTTCGAATCGGTTAAGGGAACCTACGAAGGTCTCGGGCTTCTTGATTGTGTCACGCACTTTGTGTCCTATGAAAAAAGGACCACCCAGGTTACCCGGACTGCCTGCAATGTCCCCCCAATCCTTTCTTCTTTCGGGGAAGTCACCGGCTACGAGATCCACATGGGGACAACCACCGCGGGTACAAGCCGCGAGGCCCTGAATGGCGACGGGCTTGTCAGCGATGACGGCCTTGTTTTTGGAACTTACATGCACGGTCTTTTCCAGAACAGAGCGGCTGCAAATGCACTTCTCTCTTACCTGCATGCCAGGAAGGGGCTTCCATTCTCTACTATACCGGATGCAACCGACCCGTATGATCTGCTTGCGGAGATCTTCGAGAAGCACGTGGATATGGAAGCGATTGTATCGCTCCTGGAAAATAAGACCCCTGCCGTATGA
- the yciH gene encoding stress response translation initiation inhibitor YciH, with protein MIGGICPTCGLPNELCICEEVAKEQQRINVKVNKRRYGKEVTVIEGLDPTDIDLEDLSKYMKGKLACGGTVKGNSIELQGNHRDRVKELLSLKGYSTENIS; from the coding sequence ATGATTGGTGGGATTTGCCCGACGTGTGGTCTACCTAATGAGTTATGCATCTGTGAGGAGGTAGCAAAGGAACAGCAGCGGATCAATGTCAAAGTCAATAAACGCCGGTACGGGAAAGAAGTAACCGTTATCGAAGGACTTGATCCGACTGATATCGATCTTGAAGACCTTTCAAAATACATGAAAGGAAAACTTGCCTGTGGTGGGACAGTCAAAGGCAATTCCATTGAATTGCAGGGTAATCACCGCGACCGGGTAAAGGAACTCCTTTCACTTAAAGGCTACAGCACGGAAAACATTTCCTGA
- a CDS encoding type II secretion system F family protein, protein MGFKEILNHVKSHGPESPPPMKAGEMDAVEKEFSEITKKLEHERQSREGFGRFLKHPLRVLTEKPVNILIVCLPLSLIIFIGGFFYLIRSYGMSVLFNATTVDDFAVFAVLVAIVPVSLLDLKEQARVRNLENALPNFFRDLAGMNDSGMTLPNAVHLVASAEYGTLTPHIRKLDNEMSWGVNFVEALYRFGKGLGTRMADRSVDLIAKASKAGGDVSEVLRAAAKDTFEVVNLQTERSNNMLIYVIIVLVSFAVFLFVIAILVSSFLSTMATAGAAAAASGAHGFMGKIDIFTYKRLFSHAAILQGFFSGLVAGQMGEGRVTAGLKYSAMMVIIAWITFRFFI, encoded by the coding sequence ATGGGTTTCAAAGAGATCCTCAACCACGTCAAGAGCCATGGGCCGGAGAGCCCACCTCCGATGAAAGCCGGTGAGATGGATGCTGTGGAAAAGGAGTTCAGCGAGATAACCAAAAAACTTGAACATGAACGCCAGAGCCGCGAAGGGTTCGGACGTTTCCTCAAGCATCCGCTTCGGGTCCTGACCGAAAAACCCGTCAATATCCTCATCGTTTGTCTTCCCCTCTCACTCATCATCTTTATCGGCGGTTTTTTCTACCTGATACGCTCGTACGGCATGTCCGTACTGTTCAACGCCACGACAGTCGATGATTTCGCAGTCTTTGCCGTGCTTGTGGCAATTGTTCCCGTATCCCTCCTTGATCTCAAAGAGCAGGCACGGGTCAGGAACCTGGAAAATGCCCTGCCGAACTTCTTCCGGGATCTTGCCGGCATGAACGATTCCGGTATGACCCTGCCAAATGCAGTCCATCTTGTGGCCAGTGCCGAATACGGAACGCTCACCCCCCATATCCGGAAACTGGACAACGAGATGTCCTGGGGTGTCAACTTCGTTGAGGCCTTGTACCGCTTTGGAAAAGGACTGGGAACCAGGATGGCTGACCGCTCGGTCGACCTGATTGCAAAAGCGAGCAAAGCCGGTGGAGACGTGAGCGAAGTGCTGCGTGCCGCAGCAAAAGATACGTTCGAAGTCGTCAACCTCCAGACCGAGCGCAGCAACAACATGCTCATCTACGTCATTATTGTCCTTGTTTCATTTGCCGTTTTCCTGTTTGTCATCGCCATCCTAGTTTCTTCCTTCCTCTCGACGATGGCAACTGCAGGAGCTGCCGCAGCTGCATCCGGGGCTCATGGTTTCATGGGGAAGATCGATATCTTCACTTACAAACGACTCTTCTCCCATGCCGCAATCCTGCAGGGATTCTTCTCGGGACTTGTTGCAGGTCAGATGGGAGAAGGGCGGGTTACGGCGGGCCTCAAATATTCCGCAATGATGGTGATTATAGCCTGGATTACATTCCGGTTTTTCATCTGA
- a CDS encoding type II secretion system F family protein, with protein MNSYERFCFNLLSKRMKGQREQYAQLRNDLISARFKTPFEVYISTALVSSVLVGLLAAVFIGLFTYLLKLPLLFTYRGAVPAPVLAISPHILIIGTVVITIFSLLVFGGLTYAAFLMYPGIEAGNRRRNIDASLPYAINYITSMSTAGITPAEIFRLLGDSPIYGESSVEARYVAREIDIFGRDLIDALRLVSASTPSKRMKEFLQGSMASISSGGNLTDYFRTKADQYALENRQTQKQFLDFLALIAESYVTAMVAGTLFLIILQSIMSVLSGDNRPLFLYAIVYIMIPLGSIAFVVMISTMTPES; from the coding sequence ATGAATAGTTACGAGCGGTTCTGCTTTAACCTCTTGAGCAAGCGGATGAAAGGCCAGCGGGAGCAGTATGCCCAGCTCAGAAACGATCTCATCTCTGCGCGGTTCAAGACACCGTTTGAAGTATATATCTCGACTGCCCTCGTGAGTTCAGTCCTGGTCGGGCTCCTTGCAGCAGTATTTATCGGCTTGTTCACGTATCTGCTCAAACTGCCTCTTTTATTTACCTACAGAGGTGCCGTTCCCGCCCCGGTCCTTGCAATCTCACCCCATATTCTCATTATTGGAACAGTTGTTATCACCATCTTCTCCCTGCTCGTTTTTGGCGGGCTCACCTATGCAGCATTCCTTATGTACCCGGGTATCGAGGCCGGCAACCGGCGACGGAACATCGATGCAAGCCTGCCATATGCGATAAATTACATTACTTCCATGTCCACGGCAGGGATTACCCCTGCGGAAATATTCCGCTTACTGGGAGACAGCCCGATCTATGGCGAGAGCTCGGTCGAGGCCCGATATGTTGCCCGGGAGATCGACATCTTCGGCCGCGACCTCATCGATGCCCTCCGGCTCGTTTCGGCGAGTACACCCAGCAAACGCATGAAGGAATTTTTGCAGGGATCTATGGCCAGTATATCGAGCGGGGGCAACCTCACGGACTATTTCCGGACCAAGGCCGACCAGTACGCTCTTGAGAATCGCCAGACACAGAAGCAGTTCCTTGATTTTCTCGCCCTCATCGCGGAGTCGTACGTCACAGCAATGGTTGCCGGGACATTATTCCTCATCATTCTCCAGTCCATCATGTCTGTCCTGTCCGGAGACAACCGTCCCCTGTTCCTCTATGCCATCGTTTACATCATGATCCCGCTGGGAAGCATTGCATTTGTTGTCATGATCAGCACCATGACACCGGAGTCCTGA
- a CDS encoding type II/IV secretion system ATPase subunit, whose product MDKDDNDSLDEVNSLIKKIGGVKKEESVTPPTPDSLGSHQSDNTGDFSLLMKKLGMTGKTGNISPSAPAETAPVSPFVPPDESADNVIMSLDDLLDDIPDEASSVSQPLPPKPADDTRPIVSVSSNPLEPVSPPDSAERESSVAGFHNPTNESSDPSASAGAERIIEIVDEDPKATVRKHKDGKNAKTLEPSPSTWESDEDEKIISVDQISDISGLILPKGATFRIDELRLHGRINSYEGSGMSTLPLEFDELWKKNFSRAGFKDLDIGMDLSNETPEPRTEPKRFSLSSLFKAIRTEQDEYDPAEHGPLVDLTFQDRPGIEEMELYPVNEPYAFIRITYDHSTHEYTYHVLEPALTDPEKDLLRELKERLFETLDINTKDISKEDAKKRLRVATVDIIHDYGIRLSPLQREKIHYNMYKDFLGDGLIDAIMHDKYIEDISCDGVHTPIFAFHSSYESMKTTLVYHTAEDLDSFVTKLAQRAGKYISIAEPILDATMQDGSRIQMTLGTEVTAHGSTFTIRKFKDEPITPTDLIEWHTFSPLAIAYIWLAVENGKSAIFAGGTASGKTTALNAISLFIPPMAKIVSLEDTRELKLPHPNWIPSVTRDSFDTAGRGEINMYELLRAAMRQRPEYIIVGEVRGKECQTLFQAMSTGHITYSTTHADSVASVVHRIENPPMDVPRNMLSALDFICVQVQARVGGKRIRRNKQIVEILDIDPRTNELITNEVFKWRSATDEHTYSGKSYLLEEIMEAKGWNENRMREELKRRQEVLEWMRIKKIRHYKDVAKILISYHRDPEAVIEKVRKDLYE is encoded by the coding sequence ATGGACAAAGATGATAATGACTCGCTTGACGAGGTGAACTCGCTCATAAAAAAGATTGGCGGGGTAAAGAAAGAGGAATCTGTAACTCCCCCAACCCCGGATTCTCTAGGTTCGCACCAATCCGATAATACCGGTGATTTCTCTCTTCTGATGAAGAAACTGGGCATGACGGGTAAAACCGGAAATATTTCCCCTTCTGCACCCGCAGAAACAGCCCCCGTCTCACCCTTTGTCCCTCCTGATGAATCTGCTGATAACGTCATTATGAGTCTTGATGACCTTCTCGATGACATTCCCGATGAGGCCTCCAGTGTATCCCAACCCCTTCCCCCGAAACCTGCTGATGATACCAGACCAATCGTATCTGTATCCTCCAATCCGTTGGAACCTGTATCTCCCCCAGATTCCGCAGAAAGGGAAAGCTCTGTTGCAGGTTTCCACAATCCGACCAATGAATCTTCAGACCCCTCTGCATCCGCGGGAGCAGAACGGATAATCGAGATCGTGGACGAGGATCCAAAGGCCACGGTGAGGAAACATAAGGATGGGAAAAACGCAAAGACCCTTGAACCTTCCCCGTCAACCTGGGAGTCGGATGAGGATGAGAAGATCATTTCCGTTGATCAAATATCCGATATATCCGGCCTGATCCTCCCGAAGGGTGCAACGTTCAGGATCGATGAACTCCGGCTGCACGGGCGCATCAATTCGTACGAGGGTTCCGGTATGAGCACCCTGCCGCTGGAGTTCGATGAACTCTGGAAGAAAAACTTTTCACGTGCGGGTTTCAAGGATCTCGATATCGGGATGGATCTCTCAAACGAGACCCCGGAACCCAGGACAGAGCCCAAACGGTTCAGCCTCTCGTCACTCTTTAAAGCCATCCGCACGGAACAGGATGAGTACGACCCGGCAGAGCATGGCCCGCTGGTTGACCTTACGTTCCAGGACCGCCCGGGCATAGAAGAAATGGAGCTCTATCCGGTTAACGAGCCATATGCGTTCATCCGAATCACATACGACCACTCCACCCACGAATACACATACCATGTCCTTGAGCCGGCGTTGACCGATCCGGAAAAAGATCTTCTCAGGGAACTCAAAGAACGACTCTTTGAAACGCTCGATATCAATACCAAGGATATCTCCAAGGAGGATGCGAAAAAGCGGCTCCGGGTAGCAACAGTGGATATCATCCATGATTACGGGATCAGGCTCTCGCCATTACAACGGGAGAAGATTCACTATAACATGTACAAGGATTTCCTTGGCGACGGCCTGATCGACGCAATCATGCACGATAAGTACATCGAGGATATATCGTGCGATGGGGTTCACACACCAATCTTTGCTTTCCATTCAAGTTACGAATCAATGAAGACCACGCTTGTGTACCACACGGCAGAAGATCTCGATTCATTCGTCACCAAGCTTGCCCAGCGGGCAGGCAAGTACATCTCGATAGCAGAACCGATCCTGGATGCAACCATGCAGGATGGCTCCCGTATCCAAATGACGCTCGGGACAGAAGTGACCGCTCACGGTTCAACGTTCACTATCCGTAAATTCAAGGATGAGCCGATCACCCCTACCGATCTCATTGAATGGCACACCTTTTCACCGCTGGCCATTGCCTATATCTGGCTTGCTGTAGAGAACGGCAAGTCTGCGATCTTTGCCGGTGGGACTGCATCCGGTAAGACCACGGCCTTGAACGCCATCTCGCTCTTTATCCCCCCGATGGCAAAGATTGTCTCCCTTGAAGATACCCGGGAACTCAAGCTCCCGCACCCGAACTGGATCCCCAGTGTTACCCGGGACTCGTTCGATACCGCCGGGAGGGGGGAGATCAACATGTACGAGCTCCTGCGGGCCGCGATGCGTCAGCGTCCAGAGTACATCATCGTTGGCGAGGTCCGCGGCAAGGAATGCCAGACTCTCTTCCAGGCAATGAGTACCGGTCACATCACCTACTCGACCACCCATGCCGATTCCGTTGCGAGTGTTGTGCACCGTATCGAGAACCCTCCCATGGACGTGCCGCGGAACATGCTTTCGGCACTGGATTTCATCTGCGTCCAGGTGCAGGCCCGCGTTGGTGGCAAACGTATCCGGCGGAACAAGCAGATCGTCGAGATCCTGGATATCGATCCAAGGACAAACGAGCTTATCACGAACGAAGTTTTCAAATGGCGATCTGCCACTGATGAACACACCTATTCCGGAAAGTCCTACCTGCTCGAAGAGATCATGGAGGCAAAGGGCTGGAACGAGAACCGTATGCGGGAGGAGCTCAAACGCCGTCAGGAAGTGCTCGAATGGATGCGGATCAAGAAGATCCGGCACTACAAGGACGTAGCAAAGATCCTTATCTCCTACCACCGTGACCCGGAGGCAGTTATCGAGAAAGTGAGGAAAGACCTCTATGAATAG
- a CDS encoding roadblock/LC7 domain-containing protein, producing the protein MKFPAGTDKGIVEDPHNESFIQELQTFRGACQIETDLGHGFILIDNGRSVAAYFRDGDEIFRGSAALAYIAVPPAMDVEFLECRLREYDDTEFSLAHQIAKYEHLICKPQDPEIPVEVKNGSATSGKSPALLDERTLQKIVSIPGVIAVSVFFEGFPVQSMGDADFEHIAVSAEDFMRAGTKIAQEMGVGSLDQLILETATSKFIVAPCGDLYLCIFTTAEAQLGLIRVVLTSILSDISR; encoded by the coding sequence ATGAAATTTCCTGCCGGGACTGACAAGGGAATTGTAGAGGATCCCCATAACGAATCATTTATTCAGGAATTGCAGACGTTCCGGGGAGCCTGCCAGATTGAGACCGATCTCGGTCACGGTTTCATTCTTATCGATAATGGGAGATCGGTGGCTGCATATTTCCGGGACGGTGACGAAATCTTTCGGGGAAGTGCAGCCCTCGCATACATCGCGGTACCCCCTGCAATGGATGTAGAGTTCCTTGAATGCCGGTTACGGGAATACGATGATACAGAGTTTTCTCTTGCCCACCAGATCGCAAAATACGAACACCTTATCTGCAAACCGCAGGATCCAGAAATCCCCGTTGAAGTGAAAAACGGTTCTGCCACTTCCGGTAAATCACCCGCCCTGCTGGACGAGCGCACGCTGCAGAAGATTGTCAGCATTCCCGGGGTGATTGCGGTTTCGGTATTCTTTGAAGGCTTCCCGGTCCAGTCCATGGGCGATGCGGATTTTGAGCACATTGCCGTATCGGCAGAGGATTTCATGCGTGCGGGGACGAAAATTGCGCAGGAGATGGGTGTCGGGAGCCTCGACCAGCTGATCCTTGAAACTGCCACAAGCAAGTTCATCGTTGCACCATGCGGGGACCTGTATCTCTGCATCTTCACAACTGCCGAGGCCCAGCTCGGTCTTATCCGGGTAGTGCTGACCAGCATCCTTTCCGATATTTCCCGCTGA
- a CDS encoding roadblock/LC7 domain-containing protein, with amino-acid sequence MLKPLLEEFLKVEGVSAAVVVGRDGFVIESAVSGKVDIDALGAMASTGLGTSEVMGSTLGKGELLQMIVELEKGPILLSPLSADELIAIVADTSSNVGRIRYELKKNKERIVAAL; translated from the coding sequence ATGCTCAAACCGTTACTTGAGGAATTCCTGAAGGTGGAAGGAGTATCAGCTGCTGTAGTCGTGGGGAGAGACGGCTTTGTCATCGAAAGTGCTGTTTCCGGTAAAGTCGATATCGATGCACTTGGTGCCATGGCATCAACCGGCCTTGGCACCTCTGAAGTAATGGGAAGCACCCTGGGTAAAGGCGAGTTGCTGCAGATGATTGTGGAGCTTGAAAAAGGGCCAATCCTCCTGTCCCCCCTTTCTGCCGATGAACTGATTGCCATTGTAGCTGATACGAGTTCCAATGTGGGAAGGATCCGGTACGAACTGAAAAAGAATAAAGAACGTATCGTGGCTGCGCTTTGA